A genomic window from Eleginops maclovinus isolate JMC-PN-2008 ecotype Puerto Natales chromosome 9, JC_Emac_rtc_rv5, whole genome shotgun sequence includes:
- the LOC134869653 gene encoding zinc-binding protein A33-like: MQDAATTLRLRIHTFGFVFNHLQKYFIHPLGVFSKEEMSGNLEAEAAVVSEVSNNTTERLSHMEEPTQEKEQKVPEISLQEDNVIDDGEQEDQKDKNTRMKDLRQTSQRDKRSISPLSFIKEDLSQFKEEVWKVFRDKDTNPLSQAENKPAIGTLKLLKEDLSQFKEDMTSVFSVSKETKSTDTKTSQSAEKTMNRLSFLNFKDDLSNVFRIGSSKERDNKAKEESSNTFKITAESLFRRDQKTLVLKAENCQEVKNAFSEKEQEQMDAGFKGNLSESIKEKFSEEEISENMKDRMNGVEGRQGDITVSDDKSISETIQTEEMVPTPQAESYKNDDSTTVSSEHERIKEEEEEEEPKSSDTLSWEPLSSESSIIYLRDPNKDHRSGQPGGDLWSLKNFACYLTFDPNTANSELRLSEGNRKVTRVWSDHRPTEHPDRFERCPQVLCREGLLDSVYWEVVWSGGADIGVSYNSISRDGDTASSLLGHNERSWSLECSERSYTPCHQNKRFRSSSPQPFTHRVGVYLNWSVGSLSFYCVSHDTMVHLHTFTSTFTESLYPCFWVWAYEGSVALCQVELDWERLLQ; the protein is encoded by the exons GTGGTCTCTGAAGTCTCCAACAACACAACTGAACGTTTGAGTCATATGGAGGAACCTACACAGGAAAAGGAGCAGAAAGTGCCGGAAATATCTCTCCAAGAGGACAATGTGATCGATGATGGTGAACAAGAAgaccaaaaagacaaaaacacgaGGATGAAAGACCTTCGTCAAACAAGTCAGAGGGATAAGAGATCCATAAGCCCACTGAGTTTCATCAAAGAAGATTTGAGCCAGTTTAAGGAAGAAGTGTGGAAGGTGTTTAGGGACAAGGACACCAACCCATTAAGTCAGGCAGAAAATAAACCTGCCATTGGTACGCTCAAACTCCTGAAAGAGGACTTGAGCCAGTTTAAAGAAGACATGACCAGTGTCTTCAGTGTGTCGAAAGAGACCAAGTCCACAGACACTAAAACAAGTCAGTCAGCAGAGAAGACCATGAACCGGCTGAGCTTTCTCAATTTTAAAGACGACCTTTCTAACGTCTTCCGAATTGGTTCTTCAAAGGAGAGGGACAACAAGGCCAAGGAAGAGTCCTCCAACACCTTTAAAATAACAGCCGAAAGCCTTTTCAGAAGAGACCAGAAGACTCTGGTCCTGAAAGCAGAGAACTGTCAGGaagttaaaaatgcattttcagaGAAGGAGCAGGAACAAATGGACGCTGGCTTTAAGGGAAACCTCTCAGAGTCCATCAAAGAGAAATTCAGCGAAGAGGAAATCTCCGAAAACATGAAAGACAGGATGAACGGAGTGGAGGGCAGGCAAGGGGATATAACTGTCTCTGATGACAAAAGTATTTCTGAAACAATTCAAACTGAGGAGATGGTTCCTACACCACAGGCAG AAAGTTACAAAAATGACGACTCCACTACAGTGTCATCAGAACATGAGAGGataaaggaggaagaagaagaagaagaaccaaAGTCATCAGACACTCTTTCCTGGGAGCCTCTGTCTTCTGAGAGCAGTATCATTTATCTGAGAGACCCAAACAAAGACCACAGGAG cggtcagCCGGGGGGAGACTTATGGTCGCTGAAAAACT TTGCCTGttatttgacctttgaccccaaCACTGCCAACTCAGAGCTCCGTCTGTCCGAAGGCAACAGGAAGGTAACTCGGGTGTGGTCGGACCACCGGCCCACAGAGCACCCAGACCGGTTTGAGCGCTGCCCTCAGGTCCTGTGCAGGGAGGGGCTGCTGGACTCAGTGTATTGGGAGGTGGTGTGGAGCGGCGGAGCAGATATTGGCGTCTCCTACAACAGCATCTCCAGAGACGGAGACACAGCCAGCAGTCTGCTTGGACACAACGAGCGCTCGTGGAGTCTGGAGTGTTCAGAAAGAAGCTACACGCCGTGCCACCAGAACAAGAGGTTCAGGTCCTCCTCGCCACAACCCTTCACACACAGAGTCGGGGTTTACCTAAACTGGTCTGTAGGCTCACTGTCTTTCTACTGCGTCTCTCACGACACCATGGTCCACCTCCATACCTTCACCTCCACCTTCACTGAGTCTCTGTACCCATGTTTCTGGGTGTGGGCCTATGAGGGCTCGGTGGCACTGTGTCAGGTGGAGTTAGACTGGGAACGACTGCTGCAGTGA